One genomic window of Micropterus dolomieu isolate WLL.071019.BEF.003 ecotype Adirondacks linkage group LG14, ASM2129224v1, whole genome shotgun sequence includes the following:
- the LOC123983605 gene encoding ubiquitin carboxyl-terminal hydrolase 31-like: MSKVVSNKEKKSFSKKLFRRSSVRSVGSFMNRVLRTLSTLSHFGTDEQAAEDEKDDATLIPTTTGGSVPSDDSDCGGFPFGDKVPGVAGLKNHGNTCFMNAILQCLSNTELFAEYLALEQFKGGETTSSSSDKAKSNGVLVQKKGSQQQQDAGEVTEQLSGLVRALWTFEYTPQHSRDFKNVVSKSALQFKGNSQHDAQEFLLWLLDRVHEDLNHIMHPDIRSPRKPPVEEENAREGSPLPAPGSFVQELFQAQYRSSLTCPHCQKQSNTFDPFLCISLPIPVPHTRPLYVTVVYQGKCSHCMRVGVAVPLSGTVSRLRQAVAQETKIPAQQIVLTEMYYDGFHRSFCDDDDDLEIIQESDSIFAFETPELFRPEQIRSKRGGSPHANLNQNNLKYGTDNNRLSPQIQDPTTPPQSPNKNSGNAEKIVLLVCNRACAGQQGRRFGNPFILYLERTVTWDVLQKEILEKMLHLLRPGVFVQVGPFTLRVVGVVGITYLLPQEEQPLCHPSVERAFKSCGPGGPPHVKIVVEWDKETKDYLFKRTEDEYIPDAESVRQVKEQHLQPQTCSLAQCFQLYTKEEQLAPDDAWRCPHCKQLQQGSIKLSLWTLPDILILHLKRFRQDGDRRMKMQNMVKFPLTGMDMAPHMVKRSQSSWSLPSHWSPWRRPYGMGRDPEDYLYDLYAVCNHHGTMQGGHYTAHCKNSIDGQWYCFDDSDVHPISEDEVCKQTGYILFYQRRATIPSWSANSSVGGSTSSSLCEHWISRLMGSRPPSQASSGSSRRTSLASLSESAEFAGERSEDDGLSCRPAVRGMQRQTFSSRSSIASPLVLSENGTKPSWSHSAKLQLRSNSPSRFSLESHSSSSTLERIGEVVDSKLSTSCSTGSPKPEKLSGKSALTVLDSNPGSKRLIEQLHSKAVAQAEQRSSIQAGDNNNVVTAAEQVSPRHGAVAKEPKQRNGAADSSAVKRTSAKTGTESERSPKKRTATSSTSSSSLSPATPAVDKLPSRTQTKSAASASSPKDKSDGPPKTSKAGSSRTATPSKKGSSQTPEVLHSDSVQQRKSGSPGVQSSHPQRRTSPRGGGEKNSASGRTRAAERSASRESSRTNVVPERKVNPGGPPSRLSGATKAEGRPGRAAENRAAGRSSSSSSSISLRSSSVGVSSANAAPPPRGPQRNSKTEDKGLSFFKTALRPKETRKSSDSGKAGLGEAKGSPEDCGGDAAREGIPHGVTKKAQNGASEAQTNVTTAKDKESSKASAAAKHSLLPSTKSKLSGAETTTQSSANAKDPSKKEPAKKTVQSRKIPITSTQSSQRAK, from the exons ATGTCGAAAGTTGTCAGTAACAAGGAGAAGAAATCCTTCAGTAAAAAACTCTTCCGGAGGAGCTCGGTCCGCTCCGTGGGGAGCTTTATGAACAGAGTTCTCCGGACTCTGTCGACTCTGTCTCACTTCGGTACCGACGAGCAGGCCGCCGAGGATGAGAAGGACGATGCAACTTTGATCCCGACCACCACCGGGGGGTCAGTCCCGTCCGACGACAGCGACTGCGGGGGGTTTCCCTTCGGGGACAAGGTCCCGGGTGTCGCCGGACTCAAGAACCACGGCAACACCTGCTTCATGAACGCTATCTTACAGTGCCTGAGCAACACGGAGCTCTTTGCTGAGTACCTGGCCCTGGAGCAGTTCAAAGGGGGAGAGacgaccagcagcagcagcgacaAGGCCAAGTCTAACGGGGTGCTGGTGCAGAAGAAGGggagccagcagcagcaggacgcAGGGGAGGTGACTGAGCAGCTGTCCGGTCTGGTTCGAGCTCTGTGGACCTTCGAGTACACGCCTCAGCACAGCAGAGACTTCAAG AATGTGGTGTCAAAGAGCGCCTTGCAGTTCAAGGGTAACTCCCAGCACGATGCCCAGGAATTCCTCCTCTGGTTGCTGGATAGGGTTCATGAAGACCTCAACCATATCATGCACCCTGACATCAGGTCCCCCAGGAAG CCTCCAGTAGAAGAGGAAAATGCCCGTGAAGGATCTCCACTACCAGCACCTGGCTCTTTTGTACAGGAGTTGTTTCAGGCACAATACAG GTCATCCCTGACTTGCCCTCACTGCCAGAAACAGAGCAACACCTTTGATCCTTTCCTCTGCATCTCACTGCCAATCCCGGTACCTCACACACG GCCCCTGTATGTGACAGTGGTGTACCAAGGAAAGTGCTCCCACTGTATGAGAGTCGGGGTGGCGGTGCCTCTTTCTGGCACCGTGTCCAGACTGAGACAAGCTGTGGCTCAAGAGACCAAAATCCCTGCCCAACAG ATCGTCCTCACTGAAATGTACTATGACGGCTTTCATCGCTCCTTCtgcgacgacgacgacgacctTGAGATCATTCAGGAGAGTGACTCCATCTTTGCCTTCGAGACACCTGAACTATTCAGACCGGAGCAGATCCGCTCCAAGCGAGGCG GGAGCCCACATGCAAATCTCAACCAGAACAACCTAAAGTATGGCACAGATAATAATAGGCTATCCCCACAAATACAAGACCCAACTACCCCACCTCAAAGTCCCAATAAGAATAGCGGGAATGCTGAGAAGATTGTCCTGTTGGTGTGTAACAGAGCCTGCGCTGGACAGCAAGGACGCAG GTTCGGTAATCCTTTTATTCTGTATTTGGAGCGTACAGTGACATGGGATGTACTTCAGAAAGAGATCTTGGAGAAGATGCTGCATCTTTTGCGCCCTGGAGTCTTTGTACAG GTAGGGCCCTTCACCTTGCGTGTGGTAGGAGTGGTTGGAATCACATATCTCTTGCCTCAGGAGGAGCAGCCGCTCTGCCATCCCTCTGTGGAGAG GGCATTCAAATCTTGTGGTCCCGGAGGGCCACCTCATGTCAAAATTGTTGTTGAATGGGACAAGGAGACGAAAGACTA TTTGTTCAAAAGAACCGAGGATGAATACATACCAGATGCTGAAAGTGTGCGTCAAGTAAAGGAGCAGCACCTGCAGCCTCAGACCTGCTCACTTGCCCAGTGCTTTCAGCTCTACACGAAAGAGGAACAG CTCGCTCCTGATGATGCATGGCGATGTCCACACTGTAAGCAACTTCAGCAGGGCAGCATCAAGCTCAGTCTCTGGACCCTGCCAGACATCCTCATACTTCACCTAAAACGCTTCAGACAG GATGGGGATCGACGAATGAAGATGCAGAACATGGTGAAGTTCCCGCTCACAGGCATGGACATGGCACCCCATATGGTGAAGAGGAGCCAGAGCAGCTGGAGTCTCCCCTCCCACTGGTCACCATGGAGACGGCCTTATGGGATGGGCCGTGACCCAGAGGACTACCTGTATGACCTGTACGCGGTGTGTAACCATCATGGGACCATGCAAGGAGGACATTACACAG CTCACTGTAAGAACTCCATTGATGGACAGTGGTATTGCTTTGATGATAGCGATGTTCATCCCATTTCTGAAGATGAGGTCTGCAAGCAAACTGGTTACATCTTGTTTTATCAAAGACGTGCCACAATTCCATCGTGGTCTGCCAACAGTTCTGTGGGAg GATCCACCAGTTCCTCTTTGTGTGAGCACTGGATTAGTCGGCTGATGGGCAGCCGTCCACCGAGCCAAGCCTCGTCTGGTTCCTCCAGACGCACCTCATTGGCCTCCCTCTCTGAGTCAGCTGAGTTTGCTGGTGAGCGGAGCGAGGATGATG GCTTATCGTGCCGGCCCGCAGTCAGGGGCATGCAAAGACAAACATTCTCCTCCAGATCGTCCATTGCCAGTCCACTGGTGCTGAGTGAAAATGGCACTAAACCATCCTGGTCCCACTCCGCTAAGCTCCAACTTCGTTCCAACTCTCCCTCACGTTTTTCTCTGGAatcccactcctcctcctcaacaCTGGAGAGGATAGGAGAGGTTGTTGATAGCAAGCTGTCAACCTCCTGCTCCACTGGGTCACCTAAGCCAGAGAAACTGTCAGGCAAGTCGGCCCTTACGGTTTTAGATAGTAATCCAGGCAGTAAGAGGCTGATAGAGCAGCTTCACTCCAAGGCTGTGGCacaggcagagcagaggagCTCCATCCAGGCCGGGGATAACAACAATGTAGTCACTGCTGCTGAACAGGTCAGTCCTCGACACGGGGCAGTTGCAAAGGAGCCGAAACAGAGAAATGGGGCTGCAGATAGCTCTGCTGTTAAAAGGACCTCAGCAAAGACCGGAACAGAGAGTGAAAGGAGTCCTAAGAAGCGTACTGCCACCTCTTCAACGTCATCCAGCTCTCTGTCTCCTGCAACCCCCGCTGTTGACAAGTTACCGTCTCGAACACAGACCAAGAGTGCAGCATCAGCATCAAGCCCAAAGGACAAAAGCGATGGACCACCTAAAACTAGCAAGGCTGGTTCCTCAAGAACAGCAACCCCCTCCAAGAAAGGGTCATCCCAAACCCCGGAGGTATTACATTCTGACTCTGTACAACAGAGGAAGAGTGGTTCTCCAGGAGTACAAAGCTCACACCCTCAGAGGAGAACATCACCCAGAGGGGGAGGCGAGAAAAACTCAGCCTCAGGAAGGACtagagcagcagagaggagcgCTAGCCGTGAATCCTCACGGACCAATGTGGTCCCAGAGAGGAAGGTTAACCCTGGAGGTCCTCCCTCCAGGTTGAGTGGTGCTACTAAAGCGGAGGGCAGGCCGGGCCGTGCTGCGGAGAACAGGGCAGCGGGGCGAAGCTCAAGCAGTagctcctccatctctctccgaTCCTCGAGTGTGGGTGTTTCTTCTGCAAACGCAGCCCCACCGCCAAGGGGACCTCAAAGGAACAGTAAGACCGAGGACAAAGGTTTATCCTTCTTCAAAACTGCTCTGAGGCCCAAGGAGACCCGCAAGTCATCTGATAGTGGGAAAGCAGGGCTGGGAGAGGCTAAAGGAAGTCCAGAGGATTGTGGCGGGGATGCAGCTAGAGAAGGAATCCCACATGGAGTGACTAAGAAAGCCCAGAATGGGGCCTCTGAGGCCCAGACTAATGTGACCACAGCCAAAGACAAGGAGTCCTCTAAGGCGTCCGCTGCAGCTAAGCATTCACTGCTGCCCTCCACAAAGTCCAAGCTTTCTGGAGCAGAAACAACCACCCAGTCCTCTGCCAATGCAAAAGATCCTTCAAAGAAAGAGCCTGCTAAAAAGACAGTGCAGTCCAGGAAGATCCCCATCACCTCGACACAATCTAGCCAGAGGGCCAAGTGA